The Silene latifolia isolate original U9 population chromosome X, ASM4854445v1, whole genome shotgun sequence genome contains the following window.
CCCCTCTTCCCTGGGAAAAAACCAAACATCTCACCATtcagagagagagaaaaaaaagctGTGGTAATACATTGCATTACCATATTTCTAAATCTCAAGGGGAAGTTCAACATGATCAGCAGCTTGTCCACAAACTCCCACTCCACAGTATCATAAGCTTTCTGTAGATCAATCTTAAACATATACATAGGAGAGTAATAAGGCCTTTCATACAGTCTAATTAAGTCCTGACAGTTCAAAATGTTCTCTTGGATACTTCTGTGTTGGATAAATGCTCCCTAATTTTGGTCCACTATATGAGGGAGGACATCAGCCAGTATTGCACACAAGATCTTAGAGATTACCTTATAAATAACATTGCAGTAAGAAATGGGACGATATTGCATTACAGTCTGAGGTCTGTCACATTTAGGCACCATAGTAAGATTAGTAGCAGTTATTTGCTTCAAAATTCTATCATGTTGGAAAAAATCTAGGACATCAGTGATAACATCCTTGCCTATCTCACCCCAGGCATCTTTAAAAAATATACTATTATACCCATCaggtataacaacccgacccgccaccgtcgtaacacaaccccaataagatgggtgtgcacttttgggcccattaattgtcctcacttaagcccaaaagcacaagagATTAGACATCATGGATACTAAAGAGAGTATCCTTGACCTCTGCACCAGTGACAGGTCTGAGTAGAAGGGCATGGTGAGCTTCAGTACACCTATGGCCTTGATCAATGATCTTACTGTGAATTCTTTGTACCCTTTGATTAGAGCCTAAAAGATGTTTATAATAATCCAGAAAAGCGTTTTGCACCAGTCCAGGAGTATCACGCATGTTGCCTTCTATATCCTCTATCTTAATCACTCTATTCTTATTCCTTCTCTGCTTAATAGTGTTATGAAAATAAGCACTGTTAGAGTCACCATCCTTAATCCAGACACTCTTTGCCTTTTGATAAAGGAAACTGTCCCTAGCCAAGCTCTTAATTTTAAGCTCCTGAGAGGCCTCATACTCCTGTTGTAATAACTGCTGATTATCAGGATCTACTCCCAATTGCTTTTGTAACTCCTCAACCTCCTGCTGGAGTTTGGCAGTTGTTTTCTCAATATCACTAAACGCATCTCTATTCAGCTGAAGCAAGCCTGCCTTAAGTCTCTTCAAATTTGTGGTCAGTTTGTAGAGAGGAGTGCCCTTCATGCTCCTGTCCCAACATTTTTTAACAGTAAGGAGAAAATCCTTAGAGCTTCCCCACATATTCAAATATTTAAAGTTGCTCTTACCTTGCACACTATTAGCACTTCTAACCAGACAAGGAGAGTGATCAAATAATCCCTCTGGCAAGAAATGAGCATATTTATCAGGATAGAGATCACACCAGTCTTTATTTGCTAGAAACCTATCAATCCTGCTATAAATTCTCTCCTCAGTCCTCTGCTTATTATTCCAGGTATATAATGATCCAGTTGCAGCTATATGCACCACCTCACAGTCCTCAACACACCTCCTAAAAGGTTCCATTTCTGCAGTAGAAGTAGCTCCTCCATATCTCTCATTAGCAGCCAACacacaattaaagtcacctgCAATGGCCCATGACCCTTGTACCTGGCCAGCAATTTTCCTCAGATGATCCCACAAGGGAGCTCTCTCTTGGATACCATTAAATGCATATACCATAGTCAAGTAGTAAACACCTTTGTCTAACAAAGATTCAATCTTCATGTGGATAAACTGGGCATTGTATTCAATGAAATACACTCTAAACATCTTTGGTTTCCACAAATTCCAGATACGACCCCCACTATGATATCCATTATTTGTTGATATACACCACCCATTATTGAAACTATTAACAACttttaggattttttttttgatttttgtctCCAAAAGACCAAATAAACCTATGCCTTTATTCTATAAAAAATAATTGATACTTTTTTGCTTCCCTACTCTATTCATACCCCTAATGTTTCAGAACCCTATACTATCCATGTGAATGTGTAGGTGAGAGTTCTTTACCATTTCCACCAGACTGTTTCCCTGAGCGTGGAGAAGATAAAACTTCCTTATAGGAATGTGCTCCAAATTCTTCCTTACTATATCCACCTGTCTCTTCCCCTCTCCTAGTCAAGATAGTCAGTCTCTTAACTGGGGGAGTTGGAGCTTTATCACTCCTAACTGGAGCCCTACCTGGTGTTTGAGCAACCTGGACTGTAGCAGCAGCAGCATTAGTCCCCAGTACCAGCTCCTCAGTTTTTTTCTTAACTATGGGCCTCCACACTTTCCTAGTAATCACATGCACCTTCTTCTTTTGCTCTCCTCGTTTGAAATGTGTCCCTTCATGACCTATCCCATGGCAAATACTGCATGTAACAGGCCTCCACTCATACTCTACTTTCACTTTAACCACATCTCCTTTCTCATCTTTGAACGAGACAGCTGCTGGTCCACCATCATCTCCACCATCACTCTTGCAAACCCCAATCTCGTCCTCTCATCCGTTGCTTGATCACTTTTGACATACTGACCTACCAAACTAGATATCTTTGGCAGACTCTTACCCCAGAATTTAATTGGCAGGTTATGTAGTCGTATCCAAGCTGGAACAGATTTTACATCCGCTTTTGATAATTCTAAATCCTTTGTCCACTCTTTAACTATCATTGGCTTATTATCAAACAGGAAGT
Protein-coding sequences here:
- the LOC141618451 gene encoding uncharacterized protein LOC141618451, encoding MFRVYFIEYNAQFIHMKIESLLDKGVYYLTMVYAFNGIQERAPLWDHLRKIAGQVQGSWAIAGDFNCVLAANERYGGATSTAEMEPFRRCVEDCEVVHIAATGSLYTWNNKQRTEERIYSRIDRFLANKDWCDLYPDKYAHFLPEGLFDHSPCLVRSANSVQGKSNFKYLNMWGSSKDFLLTVKKCWDRSMKGTPLYKLTTNLKRLKAGLLQLNRDAFSDIEKTTAKLQQEVEELQKQLGVDPDNQQLLQQEYEASQELKIKSLARDSFLYQKAKSVWIKDGDSNSAYFHNTIKQRRNKNRVIKIEDIEGNMRDTPGLVQNAFLDYYKHLLGSNQRVQRIHSKIIDQGHRCTEAHHALLLRPVTGAEVKDTLFSIHDV